The proteins below are encoded in one region of Buttiauxella gaviniae:
- a CDS encoding YjbF family lipoprotein — MQQLAILLACLLLQACSDTTKGLGSSLWHSVAGDDGIQLTNDDIQNMRYASQYMRINNGPQLFVVLAYDENDQQKWVTQDRAMIVTEHGRIVKTSGLGDNLQQVTNLASDPLVKANQIIDGSGWTRQMGWTEQQQVRMATARSTFTWDGTDTLKVADSTTPVRVLDEEITAAGKTWHNRFWIDSEGHIRQSTQYLGPAYWPITTVLLKAAK, encoded by the coding sequence GTGCAGCAACTCGCAATCCTTCTTGCCTGCCTGTTACTTCAGGCGTGCTCTGACACGACCAAAGGCCTGGGCTCATCGCTCTGGCACAGCGTGGCTGGTGACGATGGCATCCAGCTAACCAATGACGATATTCAGAATATGCGCTACGCCAGCCAGTACATGCGCATTAATAACGGCCCGCAGCTCTTCGTGGTTCTGGCGTATGACGAAAATGACCAACAAAAATGGGTCACACAAGACCGGGCGATGATCGTCACTGAACATGGCCGCATCGTAAAAACTTCAGGCCTTGGGGATAACCTTCAGCAAGTCACAAATCTGGCAAGCGACCCGCTGGTAAAGGCGAATCAGATTATTGATGGTTCTGGCTGGACGCGCCAGATGGGCTGGACTGAGCAACAGCAGGTACGCATGGCGACAGCGCGCTCGACCTTTACCTGGGATGGCACCGACACGTTAAAAGTTGCCGATAGCACTACGCCTGTGCGAGTGCTCGACGAAGAAATTACCGCCGCCGGTAAAACCTGGCATAACCGCTTCTGGATAGACAGCGAAGGGCATATTCGTCAGTCAACACAATATCTAGGCCCGGCTTATTGGCCGATTACCACGGTTCTTCTAAAGGCGGCGAAATAA